The following are encoded together in the Vigna unguiculata cultivar IT97K-499-35 chromosome 2, ASM411807v1, whole genome shotgun sequence genome:
- the LOC114173187 gene encoding NAC domain-containing protein 37-like isoform X1 — translation MFFLQTFSIHFFFLFSQVSQTTTPVLNSNHVPVFAMMESMESCVPPGFRFHPTDEELVGYYLRKKVASQKIDLDVIREIDLYRIEPWDLQDRCRIGYEEQNEWYFFSHKDKKYPTGTRTNRATMAGFWKATGRDKAVYDKTKLIGMRKTLVFYKGRAPNGQKSDWIMHEYRLESDENGPPQEEGWVVCRAFKKKTTAQTKSIEGWDSSYFFEEGSGVSTVVDPIDLISRQSQSFLSQNFLCKQEIEADNLSCMLQDPFVQLPQLESPSLPLVKRPSTVSLVSDNNEDEDIIQNRLSNNNNNNNTKKVTDWRALDKFVASQLSQEDTLETNGLSGFEGHDSHDMALLLLQSSRDEGNRLSPFLNTSSDCDIGICVFEK, via the exons atgttttttcttcaaaccTTTTccatacattttttctttttattcagcCAAGTTTCGCAAACAACCACACCAGTCTTAAACAGCAACCATG TACCAGTATTTGCTATGATGGAGTCGATGGAGTCATGTGTCCCACCCGGGTTTCGGTTCCACCCAACAGATGAAGAGCTTGTTGGTTACTATCTCAGGAAGAAGGTGGCTTCTCAAAAGATTGACCTTGACGTTATCAGAGAGATCGATCTATATCGTATTGAACCGTGGGATCTCCAAG ATAGATGCAGGATCGGGTATGAAGAGCAGAATGAGTGGTATTTCTTCAGCCACAAAGATAAGAAGTATCCAACAGGGACAAGAACTAATAGAGCTACCATGGCGGGGTTTTGGAAGGCTACAGGAAGAGACAAAGCAGTGTATGACAAGACAAAACTAATTGGGATGAGAAAAACCCTTGTTTTCTACAAAGGAAGAGCCCCTAATGGACAAAAATCTGATTGGATCATGCACGAGTATAGACTTGAATCGGACGAGAATGGACCTCCACAA GAGGAAGGATGGGTGGTTTGCAGAGCCTTCAAGAAAAAAACCACTGCACAGACAAAGAGCATTGAAGGATGGGACTCAAGCTACTTCTTTGAGGAGGGAAGTGGTGTGAGCACTGTGGTTGATCCAATCGATCTCATTTCAAGGCAGTCTCAGAGCtttttatctcaaaatttcTTGTGTAAGCAAGAGATAGAAGCCGATAACTTGAGTTGCATGCTCCAAGATCCATTTGTACAACTTCCTCAGCTAGAAAGCCCGTCTTTGCCATTAGTGAAGAGGCCAAGCACAGTGTCATTGGTATCAGACAACAACGAAGACGAGGACATTATTCAAAACAGGTtatccaacaacaacaacaacaacaacacaaagaAAGTGACTGATTGGAGGGCTCTTGACAAGTTTGTAGCGTCTCAACTGAGTCAAGAAGACACGCTTGAAACCAATGGTCTCTCAGGCTTTGAAGGCCATGATAGCCACGACATGGCACTGCTGTTACTGCAGAGCAGTAGGGATGAAGGGAACAGGCTAAGCCCTTTTCTAAACACAAGCTCAGACTGTGATATTGGGATATGCGTATTTGAAAAATGa
- the LOC114174713 gene encoding V-type proton ATPase 16 kDa proteolipid subunit-like yields MVDFSGDETAPFFGFLGAAAALVFSCMGAAYGTAKSGVGVASMGVMRPELVMKSIVPVVMAGVLGIYGLIIAVIISTGINPKAKSYYLFDGYAHLSSGLACGLAGLSAGMAIGIVGDAGVRANAQQPKLFVGMILILIFAEALALYGLIVGIILSSRAGQSRAD; encoded by the exons atggTTGATTTCAGCGGCGATGAAACGGCTCCCTTCTTCGGCTTCCTGGGTGCCGCGGCGGCTCTCGTTTTCTCCTGCATGGGGGCGGCGTACGGCACGGCGAAGAGCGGTGTCGGTGTTGCATCGATGGGCGTGATGAGGCCGGAGCTGGTGATGAAATCGATTGTGCCGGTTGTCATGGCGGGAGTGCTGGGCATCTACGGCTTGATCATCGCGGTGATCATCAGCACGGGAATTAACCCTAAGGCCAAATCGTACTATCTCTTCGACGGCTACGCTCATCTCTCTTCTGGTCTCGCTTGCGGTCTCGCTGGTCTCTCCGCTGGCATGGCCATTGGCATCGTTGGCGACGCCGGTGTTAG AGCAAATGCCCAACAGCCAAAGCTTTTTGTTGGTATGATTCTGATTCTCATCTTTGCTGAGGCATTGGCGTTGTATGGTCTCATTGTTGGCATCATCCTCTCTTCCCGCGCTGGCCAATCCAGGGCTGATTAG
- the LOC114173187 gene encoding NAC domain-containing protein 37-like isoform X2: MMESMESCVPPGFRFHPTDEELVGYYLRKKVASQKIDLDVIREIDLYRIEPWDLQDRCRIGYEEQNEWYFFSHKDKKYPTGTRTNRATMAGFWKATGRDKAVYDKTKLIGMRKTLVFYKGRAPNGQKSDWIMHEYRLESDENGPPQEEGWVVCRAFKKKTTAQTKSIEGWDSSYFFEEGSGVSTVVDPIDLISRQSQSFLSQNFLCKQEIEADNLSCMLQDPFVQLPQLESPSLPLVKRPSTVSLVSDNNEDEDIIQNRLSNNNNNNNTKKVTDWRALDKFVASQLSQEDTLETNGLSGFEGHDSHDMALLLLQSSRDEGNRLSPFLNTSSDCDIGICVFEK; this comes from the exons ATGATGGAGTCGATGGAGTCATGTGTCCCACCCGGGTTTCGGTTCCACCCAACAGATGAAGAGCTTGTTGGTTACTATCTCAGGAAGAAGGTGGCTTCTCAAAAGATTGACCTTGACGTTATCAGAGAGATCGATCTATATCGTATTGAACCGTGGGATCTCCAAG ATAGATGCAGGATCGGGTATGAAGAGCAGAATGAGTGGTATTTCTTCAGCCACAAAGATAAGAAGTATCCAACAGGGACAAGAACTAATAGAGCTACCATGGCGGGGTTTTGGAAGGCTACAGGAAGAGACAAAGCAGTGTATGACAAGACAAAACTAATTGGGATGAGAAAAACCCTTGTTTTCTACAAAGGAAGAGCCCCTAATGGACAAAAATCTGATTGGATCATGCACGAGTATAGACTTGAATCGGACGAGAATGGACCTCCACAA GAGGAAGGATGGGTGGTTTGCAGAGCCTTCAAGAAAAAAACCACTGCACAGACAAAGAGCATTGAAGGATGGGACTCAAGCTACTTCTTTGAGGAGGGAAGTGGTGTGAGCACTGTGGTTGATCCAATCGATCTCATTTCAAGGCAGTCTCAGAGCtttttatctcaaaatttcTTGTGTAAGCAAGAGATAGAAGCCGATAACTTGAGTTGCATGCTCCAAGATCCATTTGTACAACTTCCTCAGCTAGAAAGCCCGTCTTTGCCATTAGTGAAGAGGCCAAGCACAGTGTCATTGGTATCAGACAACAACGAAGACGAGGACATTATTCAAAACAGGTtatccaacaacaacaacaacaacaacacaaagaAAGTGACTGATTGGAGGGCTCTTGACAAGTTTGTAGCGTCTCAACTGAGTCAAGAAGACACGCTTGAAACCAATGGTCTCTCAGGCTTTGAAGGCCATGATAGCCACGACATGGCACTGCTGTTACTGCAGAGCAGTAGGGATGAAGGGAACAGGCTAAGCCCTTTTCTAAACACAAGCTCAGACTGTGATATTGGGATATGCGTATTTGAAAAATGa